From Permianibacter aggregans, a single genomic window includes:
- the ispH gene encoding 4-hydroxy-3-methylbut-2-enyl diphosphate reductase — MQIVLANPRGFCAGVDRAIEIVNRALELFGAPIYVRHEVVHNRFVVEDLKRKGAIFVEELSEVPADATVIFSAHGVSQAVRDEAASRGFRVFDATCPLVTKVHMEVARIARKGDSCILIGHKGHPEVEGTMGQYLNSTGKMYLIESEADVTKLEVPADTPLHYVTQTTLSVDETRDIIAALRKRFPDIQGPRKDDICYATQNRQDAVRELAGKADVVLVVGSRNSSNSNRLRELAEKEGCKAYLIDGPEDIQPDWLDNASAVGVTAGASAPEILVKQVIEQIKLMGGTAVQETQGVTENITFALPLELR, encoded by the coding sequence ATGCAAATCGTACTTGCCAACCCACGCGGTTTTTGTGCCGGTGTCGATCGCGCAATCGAAATCGTCAATCGGGCGCTGGAGCTATTCGGTGCGCCAATTTATGTGCGCCATGAAGTCGTGCACAACCGATTCGTGGTCGAGGATCTGAAGCGCAAGGGAGCGATTTTCGTCGAAGAACTATCGGAAGTGCCGGCCGATGCGACCGTGATTTTCAGCGCCCATGGCGTTTCACAAGCGGTACGTGATGAAGCTGCCAGCCGTGGTTTTCGGGTTTTTGACGCCACCTGTCCGCTGGTCACCAAGGTCCATATGGAAGTGGCCCGCATCGCCCGCAAAGGCGACTCCTGCATCCTGATTGGCCATAAAGGTCATCCGGAAGTGGAGGGGACGATGGGTCAGTATCTGAATTCTACCGGCAAGATGTACCTGATCGAGTCGGAAGCGGATGTCACCAAACTTGAAGTGCCAGCCGATACCCCACTGCATTACGTCACCCAGACAACGCTGTCTGTCGACGAAACCCGCGACATCATCGCTGCGCTGCGCAAGCGTTTCCCCGATATCCAGGGCCCGCGCAAGGACGACATCTGCTACGCCACACAAAACCGCCAGGATGCCGTGCGTGAGCTGGCCGGCAAGGCTGATGTGGTGCTGGTTGTTGGCTCCCGCAACAGCTCCAACTCCAACCGTCTGCGCGAATTGGCCGAAAAAGAGGGTTGTAAGGCTTACTTAATCGACGGCCCGGAAGACATTCAGCCCGACTGGCTCGACAATGCTAGTGCGGTCGGCGTTACCGCTGGTGCCTCGGCGCCAGAAATCTTGGTCAAACAGGTCATCGAGCAAATCAAGCTGATGGGCGGTACAGCCGTTCAGGAAACCCAGGGCGTTACCGAAAACATCACTTTCGCACTGCCACTGGAACTCCGCTAA
- the rpsT gene encoding 30S ribosomal protein S20 translates to MANIKSAKKRARQSEVARQRNAAQRSMLRTYIKKVLKAIESGDKAAAQAAFTAAQPIIDTAAGKNLIHANKAARHKSRLSAHIKAMA, encoded by the coding sequence TTGGCCAACATCAAGTCTGCCAAAAAGCGTGCGCGCCAATCCGAAGTCGCCCGCCAACGTAATGCCGCCCAGCGCTCGATGCTGCGCACATACATCAAGAAAGTACTGAAGGCGATCGAAAGCGGTGACAAAGCTGCTGCCCAGGCCGCGTTCACTGCTGCCCAGCCGATTATCGACACGGCTGCTGGCAAAAACCTGATTCACGCCAACAAGGCCGCTCGCCACAAGAGCCGTCTGTCGGCCCACATCAAAGCCATGGCCTAA
- the rplU gene encoding 50S ribosomal protein L21, translated as MYAVIVSGGKQHRVVEGEVLRLELIEAEAGGKVEFDQVLMVENNGDLKIGQPYVAGAKVEAEVVKHGRADKVHILKFRRRKHHMKRQGHRQWFTEVKITGIKA; from the coding sequence ATGTACGCAGTTATCGTAAGCGGTGGCAAGCAACACCGCGTAGTAGAAGGCGAAGTATTGCGCCTGGAACTGATCGAAGCCGAAGCCGGTGGCAAGGTTGAATTCGATCAAGTGCTGATGGTAGAGAACAATGGCGACCTGAAAATTGGCCAGCCGTATGTTGCCGGTGCCAAGGTCGAAGCCGAAGTCGTCAAGCACGGCCGTGCTGACAAAGTGCATATCCTGAAGTTCCGCCGTCGTAAGCACCACATGAAGCGTCAGGGCCACCGTCAGTGGTTTACTGAAGTCAAGATTACCGGTATCAAGGCCTAA
- the cgtA gene encoding Obg family GTPase CgtA, translated as MKFVDEVTITVKAGDGGNGCASFRKEKYIRWGGPDGGDGGDGGSVFLEATNSVNTLVDYRYVRRYDAERGENGGSRDCTGRKGEDITLRVPVGTRAFDDTTGEIIGDLTKHGQRLMVARGGWHGLGNTRFKSSINRAPRQTTKGKLGDLRDLRLELQVLADVGLLGMPNAGKSTFIRAVSAAKPKVADYPFTTLVPNLGVVRMKDQSSFVVADIPGVIEGASEGAGLGHKFLRHLSRCRVLLHLVDIAPIDETDPVYNAKAIVEELEKYSPALAEKPRWLVLNKIDVLDEEEAEVRCQQIIDDLAWTGPVYRISGLNKLGTEALCWDIMNYLESLPKEEDSKAVPTQEIPWDYQARPEPTPDEIEEWDDEWGLDEDAESPEEDER; from the coding sequence ATGAAGTTCGTCGATGAAGTGACCATTACCGTAAAAGCCGGCGACGGCGGCAATGGCTGCGCCTCGTTCCGCAAAGAAAAGTACATCCGCTGGGGTGGTCCGGACGGAGGTGACGGTGGTGATGGTGGTTCGGTATTCCTTGAAGCGACCAACTCGGTCAATACGCTCGTCGATTACCGTTATGTCCGTCGTTATGACGCCGAGCGTGGCGAAAATGGCGGCTCACGCGACTGCACCGGCCGTAAAGGCGAAGACATTACCTTGCGCGTGCCGGTTGGCACCCGCGCTTTTGACGACACCACCGGCGAAATCATCGGCGACCTGACCAAACACGGCCAACGCCTGATGGTTGCTCGCGGTGGTTGGCATGGCCTCGGCAACACCCGTTTCAAATCCTCGATCAACCGGGCACCACGGCAAACGACTAAAGGCAAGCTTGGCGATTTGCGTGATCTGCGGCTGGAGCTGCAAGTGTTGGCCGATGTCGGTTTGCTCGGTATGCCAAACGCCGGTAAATCAACATTCATTCGCGCCGTATCGGCAGCGAAACCGAAAGTGGCCGATTATCCGTTCACGACGCTGGTGCCGAATCTCGGCGTCGTGCGCATGAAAGATCAGTCCAGCTTCGTCGTTGCCGACATTCCCGGTGTTATCGAAGGCGCCTCGGAAGGCGCTGGTCTGGGCCATAAATTCCTGCGCCATTTGTCGCGCTGCCGGGTGTTGCTGCATTTGGTCGATATCGCGCCAATCGATGAAACCGATCCGGTTTACAACGCCAAGGCGATTGTCGAGGAACTGGAAAAATACAGCCCGGCCCTGGCAGAAAAGCCACGCTGGTTGGTATTGAACAAGATTGATGTGCTGGACGAGGAAGAGGCCGAAGTCCGCTGCCAGCAAATCATTGATGATTTGGCCTGGACAGGCCCGGTTTACCGCATTTCCGGCTTGAACAAGCTTGGCACCGAAGCGCTGTGCTGGGACATCATGAATTACCTGGAAAGCCTGCCGAAAGAAGAAGACAGCAAAGCGGTGCCGACCCAGGAGATTCCCTGGGACTATCAAGCTCGCCCGGAACCAACGCCGGATGAAATCGAAGAGTGGGACGATGAGTGGGGCTTGGATGAGGACGCCGAGTCGCCAGAAGAGGATGAGCGGTAA
- the ribF gene encoding bifunctional riboflavin kinase/FAD synthetase has translation MKVVRGQRGAHSLQSASVATIGNFDGVHLGHRQLLQQVRAEADRMQAKAVAILFEPHPAEFFLDEPPARLMTLREKLLPLELLGVDIVRVLRFNQDLAAMSANEFIDRILVNELNVQHLVVGDDFRFGHRRAGDFELLCADGRFSCEASDTVTVNGIRVSSTAVRLALANGQFELAAQLLGRPYRLSGKVAHGDKRGRLLGFPTANLRLKRKTLPLSGVYAVKVMGEGMPETLGVANIGFRPTVDGKEPRCEVHLFNFADDIYGRVIDIEPVQFIRAEQKFSGLDALKAQISVDSARAKQIFNLT, from the coding sequence ATGAAAGTGGTTCGTGGTCAACGCGGTGCGCACAGCCTGCAATCCGCCTCGGTTGCCACGATCGGCAATTTTGATGGTGTGCATCTTGGCCACCGGCAATTGTTGCAACAAGTTCGCGCCGAAGCCGACCGTATGCAAGCCAAGGCGGTTGCCATTCTGTTTGAACCGCATCCCGCCGAATTTTTTCTTGATGAGCCGCCAGCGCGTTTGATGACGTTGCGGGAAAAATTGCTGCCGTTGGAGCTGCTCGGAGTCGATATCGTACGGGTGCTGCGGTTCAATCAGGATTTGGCGGCGATGAGTGCCAACGAATTCATTGACAGGATTCTGGTTAACGAGCTGAACGTGCAACATTTGGTGGTCGGCGACGATTTCCGTTTCGGCCACCGCCGTGCGGGCGATTTCGAACTGCTATGCGCCGATGGCCGCTTCAGTTGCGAAGCCAGTGATACGGTAACCGTCAACGGCATTCGGGTCAGCAGTACCGCGGTGCGTCTGGCGCTGGCCAATGGCCAGTTTGAATTGGCGGCGCAATTGCTCGGCCGGCCTTATCGTTTGAGCGGCAAGGTGGCGCACGGTGATAAGCGTGGTCGCCTGCTCGGATTTCCAACGGCAAATCTGCGTTTGAAACGCAAGACATTGCCATTAAGTGGTGTCTATGCGGTCAAGGTGATGGGTGAGGGCATGCCGGAAACGCTGGGCGTTGCCAATATTGGTTTTCGCCCAACCGTGGATGGCAAAGAACCGCGCTGCGAAGTGCATTTGTTCAATTTCGCCGACGATATTTACGGACGCGTGATTGACATTGAACCGGTGCAATTTATTCGTGCCGAACAAAAGTTTTCCGGACTGGATGCATTGAAAGCGCAAATCAGCGTCGACAGCGCCCGGGCCAAACAGATTTTCAATTTGACTTGA
- the fkpB gene encoding FKBP-type peptidyl-prolyl cis-trans isomerase has translation MSVVVQANDLVLMHLELKLKDGSIAETTRGGKPTRFQLGDDSLSPAIEEQLLGLRVGDKKSFEVSAEQAFGELQQGLIQHMERHLFPSDMDLSIGSIIAFENPAGGEMPGVITAIEGQSITVDFNHPLAGHDLQFAVEVVAINP, from the coding sequence GTGAGCGTAGTGGTTCAAGCTAATGATTTGGTGCTGATGCATCTGGAACTGAAACTGAAAGACGGTTCCATTGCCGAAACCACCCGCGGCGGCAAACCGACTCGATTTCAGCTTGGTGACGACAGCCTTTCGCCAGCGATTGAGGAACAATTGCTCGGTTTGCGGGTCGGTGACAAGAAGTCTTTTGAGGTTAGCGCCGAGCAGGCCTTCGGTGAGCTTCAGCAAGGTCTGATCCAGCATATGGAGCGGCATCTGTTCCCGTCGGATATGGACCTCAGCATCGGTAGTATCATTGCCTTTGAAAATCCCGCCGGCGGTGAAATGCCAGGTGTGATCACCGCTATCGAAGGGCAGTCGATTACCGTTGATTTCAATCACCCTTTGGCCGGCCACGACTTGCAGTTTGCCGTCGAAGTTGTCGCCATCAATCCTTGA
- the murJ gene encoding murein biosynthesis integral membrane protein MurJ produces the protein MTLISRVLGLVREVVLANLLGAGMGADLFFVAQKIPNFLRRLFAEGAFAQAFVPVFVEYQLKRSQEEVLQLLNKVAGTLGLIVLGLTVLVLIAAPWVTTVYAPGFRDDPVKFELAVYMLRITFPYLLFISLTALAGSVLNTRNRFAVPAITPVFLNVCLIIAGVWVAPELDRQAVAMAWAVLIAGVVQLAFNLPFLWREGLLPRPVWGWKDEGVQRILKLMLPAMFGVSITQISLMLDVIFLSFLEEGSVSWLYYADRLLEFPLGLFGIAIATVILPSLSRQHSSEDAASFQSTIDWALRFLTLIGLPAMIGLGMLADGLALTLFQHGATTVQDAANIADALIFYSLGLMSFMSIKVLATGFFGRQDTKTPVKFALIAVAFNMVANAILIWPLQYLGLALATTLSSTLNATLLFRMLYKRGIYRPQAGWGSWLLKVGTACSAMAVVIYLVHPGNEAWAIADHWQRILFTGQTVAAGGASYFAMLWLMGMRISQLRGYTPSP, from the coding sequence ATGACGCTGATCTCCCGCGTGCTGGGTCTCGTACGCGAAGTCGTATTGGCCAACCTGCTCGGCGCCGGCATGGGTGCTGATTTGTTCTTTGTCGCACAGAAAATCCCGAATTTTCTAAGACGCCTGTTCGCTGAAGGCGCCTTTGCTCAGGCGTTTGTGCCAGTTTTTGTCGAATATCAGCTGAAGCGCTCGCAAGAAGAAGTGCTGCAACTGCTCAATAAGGTTGCCGGCACATTGGGCCTGATTGTGCTTGGTTTGACGGTGCTGGTGCTTATTGCCGCGCCATGGGTGACAACCGTTTATGCGCCAGGCTTTCGCGATGACCCGGTCAAGTTTGAGCTGGCCGTCTACATGCTGCGCATCACCTTCCCTTACCTGCTATTCATTTCGCTGACGGCGCTGGCCGGCTCGGTGTTGAACACCCGCAATCGCTTTGCCGTGCCGGCCATTACCCCGGTATTCCTGAACGTCTGCCTGATTATCGCCGGCGTCTGGGTAGCGCCGGAACTGGACCGGCAGGCGGTGGCAATGGCCTGGGCGGTGCTGATTGCCGGTGTCGTGCAACTGGCATTCAATCTGCCGTTCCTCTGGCGTGAAGGGCTTTTGCCACGGCCCGTCTGGGGTTGGAAAGATGAGGGCGTGCAGCGCATTCTGAAGCTGATGCTGCCGGCAATGTTTGGCGTTTCCATTACCCAAATCAGCCTGATGCTCGATGTTATCTTCCTGAGTTTTCTGGAGGAGGGCAGCGTTTCCTGGCTTTATTACGCCGATCGTTTGCTGGAGTTTCCGCTTGGCTTGTTCGGTATTGCCATTGCGACGGTGATTCTGCCAAGCCTGTCGCGCCAGCACAGCAGCGAGGACGCCGCCAGCTTCCAAAGCACGATCGATTGGGCGCTGAGATTCCTGACCTTGATCGGCCTGCCGGCGATGATCGGGTTGGGTATGCTGGCTGATGGTCTGGCGCTGACGCTTTTTCAGCATGGCGCGACCACGGTACAGGATGCTGCCAACATCGCTGATGCGCTGATTTTCTACAGCCTAGGCCTGATGTCATTCATGTCGATCAAAGTGCTGGCGACCGGCTTCTTCGGCCGCCAAGATACGAAAACGCCTGTCAAATTCGCGCTGATTGCGGTGGCCTTTAATATGGTCGCCAACGCCATTCTGATTTGGCCATTGCAGTATCTCGGCCTGGCGCTGGCGACGACGCTATCCAGCACGCTGAATGCGACGCTGCTGTTCCGCATGCTGTACAAACGCGGTATTTACCGACCGCAAGCCGGTTGGGGGAGTTGGCTATTGAAAGTCGGTACAGCGTGCTCCGCGATGGCGGTGGTCATTTACCTTGTTCACCCCGGCAATGAGGCTTGGGCTATCGCTGACCATTGGCAGCGTATCCTTTTTACGGGGCAAACCGTTGCGGCCGGCGGGGCCAGTTATTTCGCGATGCTATGGCTGATGGGCATGCGAATCAGCCAGCTTCGCGGTTATACTCCCAGCCCCTGA
- a CDS encoding GspH/FimT family pseudopilin has translation MRSKGFTIAELLVVMAVVAITAVLAAPMLTSLIESTRLTSAANAMVESVAQARSEAVKRGFTIEVVPLGANWQSGWKVKEINVVMQCPVDIPDCEDDEKEAVDKGNTVRVVEDLPPALSIGIDDDDATLQFSPTGRRVVGAEVAITICGNSKKGRVVTITPAGSTQVEHLESGCSI, from the coding sequence ATGCGTAGCAAGGGTTTCACAATTGCTGAATTATTGGTGGTAATGGCCGTGGTCGCGATTACGGCTGTGCTAGCCGCGCCGATGCTTACCAGTTTAATTGAAAGCACGCGTCTTACTTCCGCCGCCAATGCCATGGTTGAGTCCGTGGCACAGGCGCGAAGTGAGGCCGTTAAACGTGGTTTCACCATTGAAGTTGTACCTCTCGGTGCCAACTGGCAATCGGGGTGGAAAGTCAAAGAGATCAATGTCGTGATGCAATGCCCAGTAGATATTCCTGACTGTGAAGATGATGAAAAAGAGGCGGTAGACAAAGGCAACACGGTTCGTGTGGTTGAAGATTTGCCGCCCGCACTTTCTATCGGCATAGATGATGATGACGCCACCCTGCAGTTTTCGCCAACTGGAAGACGGGTGGTTGGCGCTGAAGTAGCAATCACAATTTGCGGGAACAGCAAAAAGGGCCGTGTGGTAACCATTACGCCAGCGGGGAGCACCCAAGTTGAGCATTTGGAATCGGGTTGCAGCATATGA
- the ispB gene encoding octaprenyl diphosphate synthase has translation MDIDAVRALVKDDIAATDALILEKLQSEVVLVNQLGYYIINSGGKRLRPLLLLLAARGLGYQGKHHHTLAAVIEFIHTATLLHDDVVDASDMRRGRQTANAVFGNEASVLVGDYLYSRAFQMMVEVGEMRVMDILSTATNVIAEGEVMQLMNCNDPDTTEQRYFDVITCKTAKLFEAALQLSAVLAKQSPEVEAAMAGYGMELGIAFQLIDDALDYSGDSGELGKNVGDDLAEGKPTLPLIHAMRHGKPEQVALIRQAIENGGTDQFDEIRQTLSETGAIEYTEQKAEKAVAKAKSLLQNMPPSPYREALIAVAEYAISRRS, from the coding sequence ATGGATATAGATGCAGTACGCGCTTTAGTAAAGGATGACATTGCGGCCACGGACGCCCTGATCCTCGAAAAACTCCAATCTGAAGTCGTACTGGTAAACCAGTTAGGCTATTACATCATCAATAGCGGTGGTAAGCGCCTGCGGCCGTTGTTGTTGTTGTTGGCGGCACGCGGCCTCGGCTATCAAGGCAAACACCACCACACCCTGGCTGCCGTCATTGAATTCATTCACACCGCGACCTTGCTGCACGATGATGTTGTCGATGCTTCCGACATGCGCCGTGGCCGGCAAACCGCCAATGCTGTGTTCGGCAACGAAGCCAGCGTGCTGGTCGGTGATTATCTCTATTCCCGCGCCTTCCAGATGATGGTCGAGGTCGGCGAAATGCGGGTCATGGACATTCTGTCGACGGCAACCAATGTCATCGCCGAGGGCGAAGTCATGCAGTTGATGAACTGCAACGACCCGGACACCACTGAACAGCGTTATTTCGACGTCATCACCTGCAAAACCGCGAAGCTATTTGAAGCCGCGTTGCAGCTATCTGCGGTACTGGCCAAACAGTCGCCGGAGGTAGAAGCGGCAATGGCGGGCTACGGCATGGAGCTGGGTATTGCCTTCCAGTTGATTGACGATGCGCTCGATTACAGCGGCGATAGCGGCGAGCTCGGCAAAAACGTCGGCGACGATTTGGCCGAAGGCAAACCAACGCTGCCGCTCATCCACGCGATGCGTCACGGCAAACCGGAACAGGTGGCGCTGATTCGCCAAGCGATTGAAAACGGTGGTACCGATCAGTTTGATGAAATTCGTCAAACCTTGAGTGAAACAGGAGCCATCGAATATACCGAACAGAAAGCTGAAAAAGCCGTTGCAAAAGCCAAATCGCTTCTCCAAAATATGCCTCCCTCGCCATACCGCGAGGCGCTGATTGCGGTAGCGGAATACGCGATTTCACGTCGCAGCTAA
- the rpmA gene encoding 50S ribosomal protein L27 — MAHKKGVGSSRNGRDSESKRLGVKVYGGQDVVAGNIIVRQRGTQFHAGTNVGMGRDHTLFALTDGKVSFELKGKPVRKYVTVSN, encoded by the coding sequence ATGGCACATAAGAAAGGTGTAGGTAGTTCCCGCAACGGTCGTGACTCCGAAAGTAAACGTCTGGGCGTCAAAGTGTATGGCGGCCAAGACGTCGTAGCCGGCAACATCATTGTTCGCCAGCGCGGCACCCAGTTCCACGCCGGCACCAATGTCGGTATGGGTCGTGACCATACGCTGTTTGCGTTGACCGATGGCAAAGTTTCCTTCGAACTGAAGGGCAAGCCGGTCCGCAAGTACGTGACGGTTTCGAACTAA
- the lspA gene encoding signal peptidase II: MSQAVGGWANYRWLILTVVVLILDQWTKHLALAHLQPYQPVEVMAHFNLKLAFNTGAAFSFLADQGGWQRWFFVVLTFVISCVLLVWLFRLEKSQRVLAIALALVLGGAIGNVYDRLLYGHVVDFIDWHAAGYHWPAFNIADSAIVCGAVLLFIDSLFNKKGES; the protein is encoded by the coding sequence ATGTCGCAAGCAGTTGGCGGTTGGGCGAATTATCGCTGGCTCATTTTGACCGTTGTGGTGTTGATTCTCGATCAGTGGACCAAGCATTTGGCATTGGCGCATTTACAGCCGTATCAACCGGTTGAAGTGATGGCCCATTTCAATTTGAAACTGGCCTTCAATACCGGCGCGGCTTTCAGCTTCTTGGCTGACCAAGGCGGTTGGCAACGCTGGTTCTTCGTCGTGCTAACGTTTGTCATTTCCTGCGTATTGCTGGTCTGGCTATTTCGTCTGGAAAAATCGCAGCGCGTGCTGGCGATTGCGCTGGCGCTGGTCCTCGGCGGCGCCATTGGTAATGTTTATGATCGTCTGTTGTACGGTCATGTCGTCGACTTTATTGATTGGCATGCCGCGGGCTATCACTGGCCCGCATTCAATATCGCCGATTCGGCCATTGTTTGTGGCGCTGTGTTGTTGTTTATCGACAGTTTATTCAACAAGAAAGGTGAGTCGTGA
- the ileS gene encoding isoleucine--tRNA ligase produces the protein MTDYKPTLNLPTTDFPMRADLAKREPGMLQRWTDDKLYERIRQARAGKPKFILHDGPPYANGNIHIGHAVNKVLKDIVVKSKTMSGFDAPYVPGWDCHGLPIELNVEKKVGKAGQKVSTGEFRQHCRDYAESQIDAQRKDFIRLGVLGDWFNPYKTMDFKFEADAIRALGKIISNGHLLKGYKPVHWCCDCGSALAEAEVEYEDKVSPAIDVCFPVVDEDELFKRLHSVPEHEGHGDLSVVIWTTTPWTLPANKAVAMNANLEYAVVQVERDGQRMRLVVAEGLIKDCMERFGFEHYHVLGYGKGEALEGLMLEHPFYPQQVPVILGDHVSLEAGTGCVHTAPGHGQEDYAVGLKYNLSVEHKVGPNGVFAADLPLFGGQHVSKANEAIIEHLQTHHRMLRHKALKHSYPHCWRHKTPIIFRATPQWFISMEQNGLRETALAEIKKVQWVPEWGENRINAMIENRPDWCISRQRTWGIPIPLIVHKTTQELHPQFMELMEVVAKEVEKDGIQAWFDLPIEHLLKEGSEDYVKLSDTIDVWFDSGVTHACVTAMRPELGQQADLYLEGSDQHRGWFQSSLLTGVSINHHAPYKAVLTHGFTVDGKGEKMSKSKGNVVAPQEVIDQMGADVLRLWVASTDYRGEMAVSKEILNRTADSYRRIRNTARFLLANLSGFSPEQLLAPENMLPLDRWAVDCAARYQKEIVDSYNKYEFWNVSQKVHHFCSVEMGAFYLDIIKDRQYTAKKGSTAQLSCQTALFHIVQALARWIAPIMSFTADEIWAAIPEQKECVFTAEWYDKLFRNSDDVISAQEWATVLEVKEAVNKAIEDARKSMDMGGSLEAEVDLYVEQSMQTILAKLGDELRFVLITSKAAYHSLTEAGSDALDSEMKGMKIRLQKSSHGKCVRCWHRRADVGSDSKHPELCGRCIENVDGAGEQRKVA, from the coding sequence ATGACAGACTATAAACCGACACTAAATCTGCCAACGACCGATTTTCCGATGCGTGCGGATCTTGCCAAGCGCGAGCCGGGCATGCTGCAACGCTGGACCGACGACAAACTGTACGAGCGCATTCGCCAAGCCCGCGCCGGCAAACCAAAATTCATTCTGCACGATGGCCCTCCGTACGCGAACGGCAATATCCATATCGGTCATGCGGTCAACAAAGTGTTGAAAGATATCGTTGTCAAAAGCAAAACGATGTCGGGTTTCGATGCGCCTTATGTACCGGGTTGGGACTGCCACGGTTTGCCGATTGAATTGAACGTCGAGAAAAAAGTCGGCAAGGCCGGACAGAAAGTCAGCACCGGTGAATTTCGTCAGCATTGCCGCGATTACGCCGAGTCGCAAATCGATGCACAGCGCAAGGATTTCATCCGTTTGGGCGTTTTGGGTGATTGGTTCAATCCCTACAAAACGATGGATTTCAAATTCGAAGCCGATGCCATTCGCGCGCTCGGAAAGATCATCAGCAATGGCCATTTGCTGAAAGGCTACAAACCGGTGCACTGGTGCTGTGATTGCGGCTCAGCTCTGGCGGAAGCGGAAGTCGAATACGAAGACAAAGTGTCGCCAGCGATCGATGTTTGCTTCCCGGTCGTCGATGAAGATGAATTATTCAAGCGCCTGCACAGTGTGCCGGAGCACGAAGGCCATGGTGATTTGTCGGTGGTGATCTGGACGACAACGCCGTGGACATTGCCGGCCAACAAAGCCGTTGCGATGAACGCCAACCTCGAATACGCGGTGGTTCAAGTTGAGCGCGACGGTCAGCGCATGCGTTTGGTGGTCGCCGAAGGCTTGATCAAAGATTGCATGGAGCGTTTCGGTTTTGAGCACTACCACGTACTCGGTTATGGCAAAGGCGAAGCGCTGGAGGGATTGATGCTTGAGCATCCGTTCTATCCGCAACAGGTGCCAGTCATTCTTGGCGATCACGTCTCGCTGGAAGCCGGTACCGGTTGTGTACATACGGCACCAGGTCACGGTCAGGAAGACTATGCCGTCGGGTTGAAATACAACTTGTCGGTTGAACACAAAGTTGGACCAAATGGCGTATTCGCTGCCGATTTGCCGTTATTTGGCGGCCAACATGTCAGCAAGGCCAACGAAGCGATCATCGAACATCTGCAAACACATCATCGTATGCTGCGCCACAAAGCGCTCAAGCATTCCTACCCCCATTGCTGGCGTCACAAAACGCCAATCATTTTCCGCGCCACACCGCAATGGTTCATCTCAATGGAGCAGAACGGTTTGCGCGAAACGGCGCTGGCTGAAATCAAGAAAGTGCAGTGGGTGCCGGAGTGGGGTGAAAACCGTATCAACGCGATGATCGAGAATCGTCCAGATTGGTGTATTTCCCGCCAGCGTACCTGGGGTATTCCGATTCCATTGATCGTGCACAAAACTACCCAGGAACTGCATCCGCAATTTATGGAGCTGATGGAAGTCGTTGCCAAGGAAGTGGAGAAGGACGGCATCCAGGCCTGGTTTGATTTGCCGATCGAACATTTGCTGAAAGAAGGCAGTGAAGATTACGTCAAGCTTTCCGACACCATTGATGTCTGGTTCGATTCCGGTGTAACGCATGCTTGCGTTACCGCAATGCGTCCGGAGCTGGGTCAGCAAGCCGATTTGTATCTGGAAGGTTCCGATCAACATCGCGGCTGGTTTCAGAGCTCTCTGTTGACGGGCGTGTCGATCAACCATCACGCGCCGTACAAAGCGGTGCTGACGCATGGGTTCACTGTCGATGGCAAAGGCGAGAAAATGTCGAAGTCGAAAGGCAACGTCGTCGCGCCGCAGGAAGTCATTGATCAAATGGGCGCCGATGTGCTGCGCCTGTGGGTGGCATCGACCGACTATCGTGGTGAAATGGCGGTATCGAAAGAAATTTTGAATCGTACCGCCGATAGCTATCGTCGTATCCGCAATACCGCGCGCTTTTTGCTAGCCAACTTGAGCGGCTTTTCGCCGGAACAATTATTGGCACCAGAAAATATGCTTCCACTGGATCGCTGGGCCGTTGATTGTGCCGCGCGTTACCAGAAAGAGATCGTTGATTCCTACAACAAGTACGAATTCTGGAACGTATCCCAGAAAGTGCACCATTTCTGCTCGGTGGAAATGGGCGCGTTCTATCTCGATATCATCAAAGATCGCCAGTACACCGCCAAGAAAGGCTCGACAGCCCAGCTTTCCTGCCAGACCGCGTTGTTCCATATCGTGCAGGCATTGGCTCGCTGGATTGCGCCGATTATGTCGTTTACTGCCGACGAGATCTGGGCGGCAATCCCAGAGCAAAAAGAATGCGTATTTACTGCTGAGTGGTACGACAAATTATTCCGCAATTCCGACGACGTGATTTCCGCGCAGGAATGGGCAACGGTGTTGGAAGTGAAAGAGGCCGTCAATAAAGCCATTGAGGACGCGCGTAAGTCGATGGACATGGGGGGCTCATTGGAAGCGGAGGTCGATTTGTATGTTGAGCAAAGCATGCAGACTATCTTGGCGAAGCTTGGTGATGAACTGCGTTTTGTGTTGATTACCTCAAAGGCGGCATATCATTCCTTGACCGAGGCCGGTAGTGATGCACTCGACTCTGAAATGAAAGGGATGAAAATCCGCTTGCAGAAATCGTCGCATGGAAAATGTGTGCGCTGCTGGCATCGTCGTGCCGATGTCGGTTCGGACAGCAAACATCCTGAACTCTGCGGCCGCTGCATAGAAAACGTCGACGGCGCTGGCGAACAGCGGAAGGTGGCCTGA